A portion of the Malania oleifera isolate guangnan ecotype guangnan chromosome 3, ASM2987363v1, whole genome shotgun sequence genome contains these proteins:
- the LOC131150587 gene encoding serine/threonine-protein kinase AFC3 isoform X2 has translation MYYMHDLHLIHTDLKPENILLVSSEYVKLPGKRISSDEMHFRCLPKSSAIKLIDFGSTAFDSQNHSSIVSTRHYRAPEVILGLGWSYPCDLWSVGCILVELCSGEALFQTHENLEHLAMMERVLGPLPEHMIRRANRGAEKYFRRGYRLNWPEGAVSRESIRAVKKLDRLKDMISQRVDRSRSLLTELLFGLLKFDPSERLTARQALNHPFFKNPT, from the exons ATGTATT AtatgcatgatttacatttaatCCACACTGACCTGAAGCCAGAAAATATACTTCTTGTGTCATCTGAGTATGTAAAGCTTCCTGGCAAG AGGATCTCTTCAGATGAAATGCATTTCAGGTGCTTGCCAAAGTCAAGTGCCATTAAGCTGATTGATTTTGGTAGTACTGCATTTGATAGTCAGAACCATAGCTCCATTGTTTCTACCAGGCATTACAGAGCACCTGAGGTTATTCTAG GTCTTGGATGGTCTTATCCGTGTGATTTATGGAGTGTTGGTTGCATACTTGTTGAACTTTGCTCG GGAGAAGCACTTTTTCAGACTCATGAAAATTTAGAGCATTTGGCAATGATGGAGAGGGTATTGGGACCTCTGCCAGAGCATATGATTCGAAGGGCCAA CCGAGGCGCTGAAAAGTATTTCAGGCGAGGATATCGATTAAATTGGCCTGAAGGAGCGGTTTCAAGGGAGAGTATTAGAGCTGTGAAAAAACTCGACAGATTGAAG GATATGATATCGCAACGGGTAGACCGGTCGAGATCCTTGCTCACGGAGTTGCTGTTTGGTCTTTTGAAGTTTGATCCATCAGAACGTCTCACAGCGCGGCAAGCCCTCAATCATCCCTTCTTTAAGAATCCAACTTAG
- the LOC131150587 gene encoding serine/threonine-protein kinase AFC3 isoform X1: MVVVEIEGMERERTRKRPRLAWDVAPCEPEPAVAAVGGNEGSARHASPPKRDDDREGHYVFNLGENLTPRYKILSKMGEGTFGRVLECWDRQTREFVAIKVVRSTRKYRDAAMIEVDILQHLAKNDIGSLRCVQIQNWFDYRNHICIVFEKLGPSLFDFLKRNKYCPFPVDLVREFGRQLLESVAYMHDLHLIHTDLKPENILLVSSEYVKLPGKRISSDEMHFRCLPKSSAIKLIDFGSTAFDSQNHSSIVSTRHYRAPEVILGLGWSYPCDLWSVGCILVELCSGEALFQTHENLEHLAMMERVLGPLPEHMIRRANRGAEKYFRRGYRLNWPEGAVSRESIRAVKKLDRLKDMISQRVDRSRSLLTELLFGLLKFDPSERLTARQALNHPFFKNPT, from the exons ATGGTGGTCGTGGAAATTGAAggcatggagagagagagaaccaggAAACGCCCTCGCCTTGCTTGGGACGTCGCGCCTTGTGAACCAGAG CCGGCGGTGGCAGCTGTAGGCGGTAATGAAGGATCGGCTAGGCACGCCTCGCCTCCGAAGAGGGATGATGACCGAGAAGGGCATTACGTGTTTAATCTCGGCGAGAATCTGACACCGAGAT ATAAAATACTTAGCAAGATGGGTGAAG GCACATTTGGCCGAGTTTTGGAATGTTGGGACCGTCAAACACGAGAGTTTGTGGCAATCAAGGTGGTTCGAAGCACGCGGAAGTACCGTGATGCAGCAATGATCGAAGTTGATATACTTCAACATCTTGCTAAGAATGATATTGGAAGTTTACG CTGTGTGCAGATTCAAAACTGGTTTGATTATCGCAATCACATATGTATT GTGTTTGAGAAGCTTGGACCAAGTTTATTTGATTTTCTAAAGAGAAATAAATACTGCCCATTTCCTGTGGATCTTGTTCGGGAATTTGGACGTCAGCTTTTGGAATCTGTAGCAT AtatgcatgatttacatttaatCCACACTGACCTGAAGCCAGAAAATATACTTCTTGTGTCATCTGAGTATGTAAAGCTTCCTGGCAAG AGGATCTCTTCAGATGAAATGCATTTCAGGTGCTTGCCAAAGTCAAGTGCCATTAAGCTGATTGATTTTGGTAGTACTGCATTTGATAGTCAGAACCATAGCTCCATTGTTTCTACCAGGCATTACAGAGCACCTGAGGTTATTCTAG GTCTTGGATGGTCTTATCCGTGTGATTTATGGAGTGTTGGTTGCATACTTGTTGAACTTTGCTCG GGAGAAGCACTTTTTCAGACTCATGAAAATTTAGAGCATTTGGCAATGATGGAGAGGGTATTGGGACCTCTGCCAGAGCATATGATTCGAAGGGCCAA CCGAGGCGCTGAAAAGTATTTCAGGCGAGGATATCGATTAAATTGGCCTGAAGGAGCGGTTTCAAGGGAGAGTATTAGAGCTGTGAAAAAACTCGACAGATTGAAG GATATGATATCGCAACGGGTAGACCGGTCGAGATCCTTGCTCACGGAGTTGCTGTTTGGTCTTTTGAAGTTTGATCCATCAGAACGTCTCACAGCGCGGCAAGCCCTCAATCATCCCTTCTTTAAGAATCCAACTTAG